A window from uncultured Desulfobacter sp. encodes these proteins:
- a CDS encoding (Fe-S)-binding protein, with protein sequence MSELNKLAKSLKEIENQLTDCMKCGMCQAVCPVFKQTGDEGDVARGKIFLLERLADQMLTDAKGAKTRLEKCLMCGTCAANCPSGVKILEIFMKARVALTEYIGLSPVKKLIFRGMLKHPERMDALVETASKFQNLGTSKADANQGTRCSKLLSGVIGNRHFLPLAKTPFHKTTPSLNTPAGRSGIKVAFFPGCVTDKMNPEIGKAVLKVFNHHGVGVFMPKGQACCGIPALASGEQKTFDTLLAHNAALFAQEKFDYLITPCATCTATIKEIWPMMAQDDSVEKFRAKQWAPKTMDISQFLVDVLQVAPAQDSGKSTKATVTYHDPCHLAKSLKVRSQPRDLIRANADCTFVEMAGADTCCGNGGSFNLQNYDLSKQIGMDKRQNILASGAATVATSCPACMMQIRDVLSQNHDQVKVKHVIEIYADTIKD encoded by the coding sequence ATGTCAGAGCTAAACAAACTTGCAAAAAGTCTCAAAGAGATTGAAAACCAGCTCACGGACTGCATGAAGTGCGGGATGTGCCAGGCGGTTTGCCCGGTGTTTAAGCAGACCGGGGATGAGGGCGATGTGGCCCGGGGCAAAATTTTTCTTCTGGAACGTCTGGCCGACCAGATGCTTACCGATGCCAAGGGGGCCAAAACCCGGCTTGAAAAATGTCTGATGTGCGGCACCTGTGCCGCCAACTGCCCTTCCGGGGTAAAGATCCTGGAAATCTTCATGAAGGCCCGGGTCGCCTTGACCGAGTATATCGGACTTTCTCCTGTGAAAAAATTAATTTTCAGGGGTATGCTCAAACATCCGGAGCGTATGGATGCCCTTGTTGAAACCGCATCCAAATTCCAGAACCTTGGCACCAGCAAGGCAGACGCCAACCAGGGTACCCGGTGTTCCAAGCTGCTGTCCGGGGTGATCGGCAACAGGCATTTCCTGCCGCTGGCCAAAACCCCGTTCCATAAAACCACACCGTCACTGAACACCCCGGCCGGGCGTTCGGGGATAAAAGTGGCATTTTTCCCTGGCTGCGTTACCGACAAGATGAACCCTGAAATCGGAAAAGCGGTACTCAAGGTATTCAACCATCACGGGGTTGGCGTTTTTATGCCCAAGGGTCAGGCCTGCTGCGGCATCCCTGCCCTGGCATCCGGCGAGCAGAAAACCTTTGACACCCTGCTGGCCCACAATGCCGCTTTGTTTGCCCAAGAGAAATTTGATTACCTGATCACACCCTGTGCCACCTGTACGGCCACCATTAAAGAGATCTGGCCCATGATGGCCCAGGACGATTCAGTGGAAAAATTCAGGGCCAAACAATGGGCACCCAAAACCATGGACATCAGCCAGTTTCTGGTGGATGTGCTGCAGGTCGCCCCGGCCCAGGATTCAGGTAAATCGACAAAAGCCACGGTGACCTACCACGATCCCTGTCATCTGGCCAAATCCTTGAAGGTGAGAAGCCAGCCCCGGGATCTGATCCGGGCCAATGCCGACTGCACCTTTGTGGAGATGGCGGGGGCCGATACCTGCTGCGGAAACGGCGGTAGTTTTAACCTGCAGAATTACGACCTGTCCAAACAGATCGGTATGGACAAACGGCAGAATATCCTGGCCAGCGGTGCAGCCACTGTGGCTACGTCCTGCCCGGCCTGCATGATGCAGATCCGGGATGTGCTCTCCCAGAACCATGATCAGGTCAAGGTCAAACATGTCATTGAAATCTATGCCGACACCATCAAGGATTAA
- a CDS encoding hydantoinase B/oxoprolinase family protein encodes MSDPAKFRFSVDRGGTFTDVYAEVPGEPGFRLIKLLSEDPQNYPDAPREGIRRILEEVTGQPVPKEQFDAGQIEWIRMGTTVATNALLERKGAPSALVVTRGFGDILQIGNQDRPKIFDLEIKKPELLYQEVIEADERLRILREDEDASAVDGKIVKGITGDRLAVIRQLDVEAMRSDLGLVYNRGIRSLAVVLLHAYAWPEHEQIIGRLAREIGFTQVSLSSQVMPRVKLVPRGDTTMVDAYLNPHIRTYLDSFRQGFSDKLAHTGLLFMQSDGGLAGADGFTGSRAILSGPAGGVVGYAMTTFDAEKREPVIGFDMGGTSTDVSRFGGDYELVFESQTAGVRIQAPQLHIKTVAAGGGSRLFFDNGMLQVGPESAGAHPGPVCYRKNGYLTVTDANLILGRIQPRHFPHIFGATEDQPLDVEASRRAMASLAEEINKYCTAAGLPTMTMDEVALGFIRVANEVMVRPIREISVMRGFDIKNHILATFGGAGPQHACAIARVLGISKIFIHRFSGILSAYGMGMADVVTERQQPSSAVLCPQALEQADTIFERLEEDAHRELNLQGFSDQTIDTDRFLNLRYQGTDTAIMICRPQGNGNQSNGEHANDYAAAFKEIYRREFGFDLSGRQILIDDIRVRARAKTADLQKINVPEATGAAPVLDTVQCCFEDGRQKTLIYNLEELAAGHRITGPALLIHQTSTILIEPGCTAAITGNGDVEITVGTGIRKQIDSTLDPVQLSIFSNLFMSIAEQMGRMLQKTAISTNIKERLDFSCALFGPNGELVANAPHLPVHLGSMSDAVKAQIQRRANNLTPGDVLVSNHPAAGGSHLPDITVITPVFKDGQVIFWVASRGHHADIGGITPGSMPPNSRSLGEEGACIESFKLVENGIFQEEGISALLRAPGTLKPAPGRPPISGSRLLAENISDLKAQIAANQKGIELVLEMVNDYGRDVVQAYMKHVQDAAEEAVRGRLKELSKSRGMAERDTIRAQDYLDDGSPIALALTIDRKDGSAIFNFQGTGAQIWGNCNAPKAVTKSAILYCLRCLIEKDLPLNHGCLLPITVKIPKGSLLDPSADAAVVGGNVLTSQRITDVVLKAFGVAAASQGCMNNFTFGNDRFGYYETIAGGAGAGPNWHGQTGVQTHMTNTRITDPEILERRYPVLLREFSIRRGSGGRGKFNGGDGLVREVEFLAPLNVAILSERRVFAPYGMDGGKPGKKGVNLFIRKDGTAINMGAKNEILAQPGERFRIMSPGGGGFGPPTPDEQTD; translated from the coding sequence ATGTCAGATCCCGCAAAATTTCGTTTTTCCGTTGACCGCGGCGGAACATTTACGGACGTCTATGCCGAGGTGCCCGGTGAACCGGGATTTCGGCTTATCAAACTGTTGTCCGAAGATCCCCAGAACTATCCGGACGCGCCCCGTGAAGGCATCCGGCGCATCCTGGAAGAGGTGACCGGACAACCTGTGCCCAAAGAACAGTTCGATGCCGGGCAAATTGAGTGGATACGCATGGGGACCACCGTTGCCACCAACGCTTTATTGGAACGCAAAGGCGCACCCAGCGCCCTGGTGGTGACCCGTGGGTTTGGCGATATTCTTCAGATCGGCAACCAGGATCGGCCAAAAATTTTTGACCTGGAGATCAAAAAACCCGAACTGTTGTACCAGGAGGTTATTGAAGCGGATGAACGTCTGAGAATTCTGCGGGAAGATGAAGACGCCTCGGCAGTGGACGGCAAAATAGTAAAAGGCATCACCGGTGACCGCCTGGCCGTGATCCGGCAGCTGGACGTAGAGGCCATGCGATCCGATCTTGGGTTGGTCTATAACCGGGGCATCCGCAGCCTTGCCGTTGTCCTCTTGCATGCCTATGCCTGGCCCGAACATGAACAAATCATCGGCCGTCTGGCCAGGGAAATAGGATTTACCCAAGTTTCTCTCTCATCCCAGGTCATGCCCCGGGTAAAGCTTGTGCCCCGGGGGGACACCACCATGGTGGATGCCTACCTTAACCCGCATATCCGCACCTATCTTGACAGCTTCAGACAAGGGTTTTCAGACAAACTTGCCCACACCGGACTTCTTTTCATGCAGTCCGACGGCGGACTGGCCGGTGCCGACGGGTTCACCGGCAGCCGGGCTATCCTGTCCGGGCCTGCCGGCGGGGTGGTCGGATACGCCATGACCACCTTTGATGCCGAAAAAAGAGAGCCGGTGATCGGGTTTGATATGGGCGGCACTTCCACGGATGTCTCACGATTCGGGGGGGACTATGAACTGGTCTTTGAATCCCAGACCGCCGGTGTACGCATCCAGGCTCCCCAGCTTCACATCAAAACCGTTGCCGCTGGAGGGGGCAGCCGCCTGTTTTTTGACAACGGCATGTTACAGGTGGGACCGGAATCGGCCGGGGCCCACCCGGGGCCAGTTTGTTACCGGAAAAACGGATACCTGACGGTAACAGACGCCAATCTTATACTCGGTCGCATTCAACCCAGGCACTTCCCACATATTTTCGGCGCAACCGAGGATCAGCCCCTGGACGTGGAAGCGTCCCGTAGGGCCATGGCCAGTCTGGCCGAGGAAATCAACAAATACTGCACAGCGGCCGGGCTGCCGACCATGACCATGGACGAGGTTGCTTTAGGCTTTATCCGGGTGGCCAACGAGGTGATGGTCAGACCCATCCGTGAAATTTCAGTGATGCGGGGATTTGATATTAAGAATCATATACTGGCCACATTCGGGGGCGCCGGTCCCCAGCATGCCTGCGCCATTGCAAGGGTTTTAGGAATATCCAAAATTTTTATCCACAGGTTTTCCGGCATTTTGTCCGCCTACGGCATGGGCATGGCCGATGTGGTCACCGAGCGCCAGCAGCCCTCCTCAGCCGTTTTGTGCCCCCAAGCCTTAGAACAGGCGGATACAATTTTTGAACGACTGGAAGAAGATGCACACCGGGAACTGAACCTTCAAGGATTTTCAGACCAAACCATTGATACCGACCGCTTTCTTAATCTGCGGTACCAGGGAACGGATACGGCCATCATGATCTGCCGGCCCCAAGGCAATGGGAATCAGAGCAATGGAGAGCATGCCAATGACTATGCAGCGGCGTTCAAGGAGATCTACCGCAGGGAGTTCGGATTCGATCTTTCCGGCAGGCAAATCCTTATCGACGATATCCGGGTGCGCGCCCGGGCCAAAACAGCGGATCTTCAAAAAATCAACGTTCCAGAAGCCACCGGGGCTGCGCCGGTGCTGGACACCGTCCAGTGCTGTTTTGAAGACGGCCGTCAAAAAACATTAATCTATAATCTGGAAGAACTTGCTGCAGGCCATCGCATTACAGGTCCGGCCCTTTTAATTCATCAGACCTCCACCATTCTCATTGAACCCGGCTGCACCGCAGCCATAACCGGGAACGGCGATGTGGAAATCACTGTGGGGACAGGCATACGCAAACAGATCGACTCAACCCTTGACCCGGTTCAGCTCTCCATTTTCAGCAATCTGTTCATGTCCATTGCCGAACAAATGGGCCGGATGCTGCAAAAAACGGCCATCTCCACCAATATTAAAGAGCGTCTCGATTTTTCCTGCGCCTTGTTCGGCCCCAACGGCGAACTGGTGGCCAATGCCCCGCATCTGCCGGTCCACTTAGGGAGCATGAGCGACGCGGTGAAAGCCCAGATCCAACGCCGGGCAAACAATCTTACACCTGGAGATGTGCTCGTCTCCAACCACCCGGCGGCCGGGGGCAGCCATCTGCCCGACATTACGGTCATCACCCCCGTGTTCAAAGACGGCCAGGTGATTTTCTGGGTGGCGTCCCGGGGACACCATGCCGACATCGGCGGCATCACCCCCGGATCCATGCCCCCCAACTCCCGAAGTCTCGGGGAGGAAGGGGCCTGTATTGAATCGTTTAAACTGGTGGAAAACGGCATTTTTCAAGAGGAGGGTATTTCAGCACTGCTGCGTGCGCCGGGCACACTAAAACCTGCACCGGGTCGTCCGCCCATTTCCGGTTCCCGCCTTTTGGCTGAGAACATTTCCGATCTAAAGGCCCAGATTGCCGCCAACCAGAAAGGCATTGAACTGGTTCTGGAAATGGTGAATGACTACGGACGTGATGTGGTCCAGGCGTATATGAAACATGTCCAGGATGCGGCTGAAGAGGCTGTTCGAGGGCGGCTCAAAGAACTTTCCAAATCCAGGGGTATGGCGGAACGGGACACGATCCGCGCCCAAGACTATCTGGATGACGGCAGCCCCATTGCCCTGGCACTGACCATTGACCGAAAAGACGGCAGCGCAATTTTTAATTTTCAAGGCACCGGAGCTCAAATCTGGGGAAACTGCAACGCGCCCAAGGCCGTGACCAAGTCGGCTATCCTATACTGCCTCAGGTGTCTGATTGAAAAAGATCTGCCCTTAAACCACGGTTGTCTTCTTCCCATTACCGTCAAGATCCCCAAGGGGTCCTTGCTTGACCCTTCCGCCGACGCAGCAGTGGTGGGCGGCAATGTGCTGACCTCCCAGAGAATTACCGATGTGGTGCTCAAGGCCTTCGGCGTGGCCGCTGCATCCCAGGGCTGCATGAACAACTTTACCTTCGGCAACGACCGGTTCGGTTACTACGAAACCATTGCCGGCGGGGCCGGGGCCGGACCGAACTGGCACGGCCAGACCGGGGTTCAGACCCACATGACCAACACCCGTATCACCGATCCGGAGATTCTGGAACGAAGATATCCTGTTCTGCTAAGGGAATTTTCCATTCGCCGGGGTTCCGGCGGCCGGGGGAAATTTAACGGCGGAGACGGCCTGGTGCGTGAGGTGGAATTCTTAGCCCCCCTCAATGTAGCCATCCTCTCAGAACGACGGGTCTTTGCCCCCTATGGGATGGACGGCGGAAAACCAGGAAAGAAAGGGGTCAATCTGTTCATCAGAAAAGACGGCACCGCCATCAATATGGGTGCCAAAAACGAAATACTGGCGCAACCCGGCGAACGATTCCGTATCATGAGCCCCGGCGGCGGAGGATTCGGCCCACCGACACCGGATGAACAAACAGATTAG
- a CDS encoding ATP-binding protein, which yields MADQVETNKKLTREIEVRRKAEDALQKAHLELEQRVEERTAELMRSNEDLKKAKIMAEAASKAKGAFLANMSDEIRTPLNGIIGMAELASDGDLTPRDRNTIQVVSSEADSLLRIVNDILDFSKIEAGMLELESIPFNLRVLVEDLSTGIAWQAEQKSLEVITYISNDVPNRVEEDPGRLRQILLNLSGNALKLTHEGEIFLQVELVSIKGNQVEIRFAVTDTGIGIPPDKQHSIFESFTQADGSTTRKYGGTGLGITISKQLVELMGGKLMLTSIEGKGSTFCFNM from the coding sequence ATGGCGGATCAGGTTGAAACAAATAAAAAATTGACCCGGGAGATTGAAGTCCGCAGAAAAGCCGAAGATGCCCTTCAAAAAGCACACCTTGAACTGGAACAGCGTGTGGAGGAACGAACCGCAGAACTTATGCGATCCAATGAGGATCTTAAAAAAGCCAAGATCATGGCTGAGGCTGCCAGTAAAGCCAAAGGCGCTTTTTTAGCTAATATGAGCGACGAAATCAGGACGCCGCTGAACGGTATTATCGGCATGGCTGAGCTGGCATCGGACGGAGACCTGACGCCCCGGGACCGCAATACCATCCAGGTTGTCAGCTCCGAAGCCGATTCCCTGCTCAGAATTGTCAACGATATTCTGGACTTTTCTAAAATCGAAGCCGGGATGCTTGAACTTGAAAGCATTCCCTTTAATCTCCGGGTGCTGGTTGAAGATCTGTCCACGGGGATTGCCTGGCAGGCAGAACAAAAATCCTTGGAGGTCATCACTTATATCTCCAATGATGTGCCTAACCGGGTGGAGGAGGACCCGGGAAGACTTCGGCAGATTTTGTTGAATCTATCCGGCAACGCCTTAAAGCTTACCCATGAAGGTGAAATTTTCCTCCAGGTCGAGCTGGTTTCCATTAAAGGAAATCAGGTTGAGATTCGTTTTGCCGTGACTGATACAGGTATAGGTATCCCCCCGGACAAGCAACATTCAATTTTTGAAAGTTTTACCCAGGCAGACGGGTCCACAACCAGAAAATACGGGGGAACCGGACTTGGCATCACTATTTCCAAGCAACTGGTTGAACTTATGGGCGGCAAGCTCATGCTGACCAGTATTGAGGGCAAGGGAAGCACCTTTTGTTTCAACATGTAA
- the tsaA gene encoding tRNA (N6-threonylcarbamoyladenosine(37)-N6)-methyltransferase TrmO — MTNDTTVPFTPIGFVKTNVTKLPRHWSVSQEKGSLEIFPEFAPALRDIEIGQKIVVLFHFHKSPAFNSSYLFQTPPHRSSSKGVFSICSPIRPNAVGMSVVEVTSNEDGHIGVKNIDMMDGTPILDIKPMVTGHHDCPSAE; from the coding sequence ATGACAAACGACACAACCGTTCCCTTCACACCCATTGGTTTTGTGAAAACCAATGTGACAAAATTACCCCGGCACTGGTCCGTGTCCCAGGAAAAAGGCAGTTTGGAGATCTTTCCTGAATTTGCCCCGGCCCTGCGTGATATTGAAATCGGACAGAAAATTGTGGTGCTTTTCCATTTTCACAAAAGCCCGGCATTTAATTCAAGCTATCTGTTCCAGACCCCGCCCCACCGGTCGTCTTCCAAGGGGGTGTTCAGCATTTGTTCGCCCATCCGCCCCAATGCCGTAGGCATGAGTGTCGTTGAGGTCACCAGTAACGAGGACGGGCACATTGGGGTCAAAAATATCGACATGATGGACGGCACCCCGATTCTGGATATCAAGCCGATGGTTACAGGGCATCACGATTGTCCTAGTGCAGAATAA
- a CDS encoding Hpt domain-containing protein, translated as MDDFITKPLKQKDFLAKVRTWVTPDAQQPILLPYSEFKAKRDGAKKEVALEDDDARPLEYEKALEEFGGDEDFLLEVMGEFLKKAVEQIEIMRKALKDNDTETIMREAHSIKGAAGNLLAEDLLSVASQLEQAAIANTLQAGPVMVEKLNNEIARIADFVEFISSTDP; from the coding sequence ATGGATGACTTTATCACCAAACCGTTAAAACAAAAGGATTTTTTGGCCAAGGTGCGCACCTGGGTCACGCCGGATGCCCAACAACCGATCCTTTTGCCGTATTCTGAATTCAAGGCCAAGAGGGATGGCGCAAAAAAAGAAGTTGCCTTGGAAGATGATGATGCGCGTCCCTTGGAATATGAAAAAGCCCTTGAAGAATTTGGCGGAGACGAAGATTTCCTGCTTGAAGTCATGGGCGAGTTTTTAAAAAAGGCAGTGGAACAGATAGAAATCATGCGAAAAGCGTTGAAAGACAATGACACCGAAACCATTATGAGAGAGGCGCATTCCATCAAAGGCGCGGCAGGCAATCTTCTGGCAGAAGATTTATTGTCCGTTGCCTCTCAGCTGGAACAAGCCGCCATTGCAAATACTTTACAGGCAGGGCCCGTAATGGTTGAGAAGCTGAACAACGAGATTGCCCGTATTGCCGATTTTGTCGAATTTATCTCTTCAACAGATCCATAA
- a CDS encoding ABC transporter substrate binding protein → MKILIVDDEITSRLKTDKLVSGLGHETLVAENGETAWEIWQHERPRVIITDWMMSEMTGVELCSRIRKAEGDQYTYIIIITSKDSPDDLETAMQYGVDDFIAKPFRKQELASRLRPAQRTIHLQTRDIVIFSMAKLAESRDPETGNHLERIRHYSRTLSINLKANQVFADELDESFIENIFQTSPLHDIGKVGIPDHVLLKPDRLDDSEFDTMKAHTIIGHKTLNDAFRPGAMNILSNRLIFSTKPTLNHGKKWRIGYYEGGEYYNYKGWFIATVAGLMELGWIENATIPRDEGEYTTAVWNWLATEMKNDYIEFVKDANYSAKWDKNLRAQMTEQIINRFNNQKDIDLMLAFGTWAGKDLANDRHSTPTLIISASDAVGTGIIKLYVTQQGGVNANTILRIVEIANKYKIPTFSMSGSQEVKAGLFMSISKSNYKHAGQYYASLIAKIFNGAKPRQLDQVFEGPPKVAINLKTAQFIGFDPPMLLLGATDEIYK, encoded by the coding sequence ATGAAAATTTTAATTGTAGACGATGAAATCACAAGCCGACTTAAAACCGATAAACTGGTCAGCGGCCTTGGCCACGAAACCCTTGTGGCCGAAAACGGTGAAACGGCCTGGGAAATCTGGCAGCATGAACGGCCCCGGGTAATCATTACCGACTGGATGATGTCTGAAATGACCGGGGTTGAATTGTGTTCGCGAATCCGCAAAGCCGAAGGGGATCAATATACCTATATTATCATAATTACCTCCAAGGACAGTCCGGATGACCTTGAAACCGCCATGCAATATGGTGTTGATGATTTCATTGCCAAGCCGTTTCGTAAACAGGAACTGGCCTCAAGGCTCAGGCCGGCCCAGCGGACCATTCACCTGCAAACCAGAGATATTGTTATTTTTTCCATGGCCAAACTGGCCGAGTCCCGGGACCCTGAAACCGGAAATCATCTGGAGCGTATCAGGCACTACTCCCGAACACTTTCTATAAACTTAAAGGCAAATCAAGTATTTGCCGACGAGCTTGATGAGTCATTTATCGAAAATATATTTCAAACCAGCCCCCTGCACGATATCGGCAAGGTGGGCATTCCGGATCATGTTCTGCTAAAGCCGGACCGGCTGGATGATTCGGAATTTGACACCATGAAAGCGCACACGATAATAGGCCATAAGACCCTCAACGATGCCTTCAGGCCGGGCGCGATGAATATATTATCAAACCGTTTAATCTTCAGCACAAAGCCCACCTTAAATCACGGGAAAAAATGGAGAATAGGATACTATGAAGGCGGTGAATACTACAATTATAAGGGATGGTTTATTGCCACGGTTGCCGGTTTAATGGAACTTGGCTGGATTGAGAACGCCACCATTCCAAGAGATGAAGGTGAATATACCACAGCTGTCTGGAACTGGCTGGCTACTGAAATGAAAAACGATTACATCGAATTTGTCAAGGACGCCAATTACAGTGCCAAATGGGATAAAAATTTGCGTGCACAGATGACGGAACAGATAATCAACCGGTTTAACAATCAAAAAGACATTGACCTGATGCTTGCCTTTGGCACCTGGGCCGGCAAGGATCTGGCCAACGACCGTCATTCAACCCCGACACTGATTATATCCGCCAGTGATGCCGTGGGTACAGGTATCATCAAACTGTATGTCACCCAGCAAGGCGGTGTGAATGCCAATACCATTCTCCGTATCGTGGAGATTGCCAATAAATATAAAATACCTACATTTTCCATGTCGGGATCACAGGAAGTCAAGGCCGGACTTTTTATGAGTATTTCCAAGTCAAACTATAAGCATGCGGGGCAATACTATGCAAGTCTGATTGCAAAAATTTTTAACGGCGCCAAACCCAGACAGCTTGATCAGGTCTTTGAAGGGCCACCAAAGGTCGCCATTAATTTGAAAACAGCTCAGTTTATTGGTTTTGATCCGCCAATGTTGCTGCTGGGTGCCACCGATGAGATTTACAAATAG
- a CDS encoding transglycosylase SLT domain-containing protein — MAIYIVLIFGVLLQSSTTMAQNHVNLKPVAFDLYTVETQLTDMMADWGETAFEVDDVLVRHVSYFIKYYAVAQVETSNMMIRRSEKYLHDIKKIFKKHGIAEDVAFALPFVESGFNPGAQSDAGALGMFQFLDGTAMHYGLEISETGLDERTDYKKSADACARYLRDNRRVFASTVLSIASYHHGTKMVADVLLNCGDDPARKFGPIFQSSFLGPFSREYIPQCLAAALIYRYLKQNRLIMLPVPKFECRTLQAGTSVNALKKKIPDLYTLNPDLLHANSIYPYASSNGYVLLTKIEAPTLTAKLVRQYPEWAKNPKPLPPGNTKIKGLPQTIQYVVQTHNDLPGIAEIFGTSEKALKFTNRFIVKAGLHPGDVIEIKGMAPTTRVLDADSIIVGKSGALATREDETLDAFCKRVIKTVRADCSSCPWQMGANLTPALIYYWNHDVLGSIQPDTPLEGGLNLKIYTDYRWEKTPGDSQAP; from the coding sequence ATGGCTATATATATTGTCCTGATTTTTGGGGTCCTGCTTCAAAGCAGCACGACCATGGCGCAAAATCATGTGAATTTAAAACCTGTGGCTTTTGATCTTTACACGGTTGAAACACAGTTGACCGATATGATGGCCGACTGGGGGGAAACCGCGTTTGAGGTCGATGATGTGCTGGTCCGGCACGTCAGCTATTTTATCAAATATTATGCGGTGGCGCAGGTGGAGACATCAAATATGATGATCCGGCGAAGCGAAAAATACCTGCATGACATAAAAAAAATATTTAAGAAACATGGTATCGCCGAAGATGTCGCCTTTGCCCTGCCGTTTGTGGAAAGCGGATTTAACCCCGGTGCACAGTCCGATGCCGGGGCTTTGGGGATGTTTCAGTTTCTTGACGGGACTGCCATGCATTACGGCTTAGAAATCAGTGAAACCGGGCTTGATGAGCGAACCGATTATAAAAAATCAGCAGATGCCTGCGCCAGGTACTTAAGAGACAACCGCAGGGTATTTGCCAGCACGGTATTAAGTATTGCCAGTTACCACCACGGCACCAAAATGGTTGCGGATGTCTTACTCAACTGTGGTGATGATCCGGCAAGAAAATTTGGACCGATCTTCCAAAGCAGCTTTTTGGGGCCGTTTTCCAGGGAGTATATTCCACAATGTTTGGCGGCGGCATTGATTTACCGTTATCTTAAGCAAAACAGATTGATCATGCTTCCTGTACCAAAGTTTGAGTGCAGAACCCTTCAGGCCGGGACATCAGTTAACGCCTTGAAAAAGAAGATCCCGGACCTGTATACGTTGAATCCGGATCTTTTACACGCAAACTCAATCTATCCCTATGCAAGCAGCAACGGCTATGTACTGTTGACAAAAATAGAGGCTCCTACTTTGACGGCTAAACTGGTACGGCAGTATCCTGAATGGGCCAAAAATCCGAAACCCCTGCCACCCGGCAATACAAAAATAAAAGGGCTGCCCCAGACAATTCAGTATGTTGTCCAGACCCATAATGATCTGCCCGGCATTGCCGAAATTTTCGGCACCAGTGAAAAAGCGCTTAAATTTACAAACCGGTTTATCGTTAAGGCGGGGTTGCACCCCGGTGATGTGATTGAGATTAAGGGCATGGCCCCCACCACCCGGGTGCTGGACGCAGACAGCATCATCGTCGGCAAATCCGGGGCATTGGCTACCCGGGAAGATGAAACCCTGGATGCTTTTTGCAAACGGGTGATCAAAACCGTTCGGGCGGATTGTAGTTCTTGTCCCTGGCAGATGGGGGCGAATTTAACGCCTGCCCTGATTTACTATTGGAATCATGACGTGCTGGGCAGTATCCAGCCGGACACGCCACTGGAAGGGGGCTTGAATCTTAAGATTTATACAGATTATAGATGGGAAAAAACACCCGGAGATAGTCAGGCACCATAG
- a CDS encoding Lrp/AsnC family transcriptional regulator, with the protein MDRIDKKILNILQENAKITNAKLSRMVGISAPATLERVKRLESAGVISHFTAVVDPEKVGFSIMVIVSITLSLSKLSSVSLIKEKFAELDEVVECYQIAGAHDFILKVVAKDIKAYAEFMNRKLTQIQGIQSIQSSIVIDIPKDKKVLVLGAEDDS; encoded by the coding sequence TTGGACCGGATTGATAAAAAAATACTGAACATTCTCCAGGAAAACGCAAAAATAACCAACGCCAAACTCTCCCGGATGGTGGGGATTTCAGCACCGGCGACGTTGGAGCGGGTGAAGCGCCTTGAAAGTGCAGGGGTGATCTCCCATTTCACGGCGGTGGTGGATCCGGAAAAGGTCGGATTTTCCATTATGGTCATTGTCAGTATTACATTGAGCTTGAGTAAGCTCTCTTCGGTGTCTTTGATCAAGGAAAAATTTGCCGAACTTGACGAGGTTGTGGAGTGCTATCAAATCGCCGGTGCCCATGATTTTATTCTCAAGGTCGTGGCAAAGGACATCAAAGCCTATGCCGAATTTATGAACCGGAAATTGACCCAGATACAAGGCATCCAGAGTATCCAGTCATCAATTGTCATTGACATCCCCAAGGATAAGAAAGTGCTTGTCCTTGGGGCCGAAGATGACAGTTAA